A stretch of DNA from Methylosinus sp. LW4:
TCGCTGCGCCGCGTGCTCGGCGGCGCGTTTCAGATCGTCTGCGCCAGCAGCGCCGCCGAGGCGGAAGCCGTGCTCGCCGGCGATCTGGTGCAGGTGATCCTCTGCGACCAGCGCATGCCGGGCGAGAGCGGCGTCGAATTTTTGACGCGCGTGCGCGAGCATTGGCCGGAGCCGGTGCGCATGATCATCTCCGGCTATACGGATGCGGAAGATATTATCGCCGGCGTCAATGAGGCCGGCATTTTTCAATATGTGACCAAGCCCTGGGATCCCGACAAGCTCATCCAATCGGTGCGCGAGGCGGCGCAGCTCTATGCGGCGCAGAAGGATGGCGGCGCGGCGCCGCCGCTCGAGGCCAAGCCCTCGCATGAGCGATTGCAACGGCTCGCCAGCGACAGACGCCGCGCCGAACGGCGCATGTTCGAGTTCGGCCGCATCGTCCATGCGCCGGAAAGCCCAATGCGGCAGACGCTCGCGCTGGCGCGACGCGCGGCGGAATACGACATCTCCGTGCTCATCACCGGCGCCTCGGGCACGGGCAAGGAACTACTGGCGCGCGCCATTCATCACGGCTCGGCGCGCGGCGAGAAGAGCTTCGTCGTCGAGAATTGCGGCGCGCTGCCGGATGAATTGCTCGAGAGCGAATTGTTCGGCTGCAAGAAAGGCGCGTTCACCGGCGCCTATCAGGATCGCGTCGGCCTGTTCGAGGTCGCCGATGGCGGCTCGATCTTTCTCGACGAGATCGGCGAGACGTCGCCGTCCTTTCAGGTGAAGCTGCTGCGCGTGCTGCAAGAGGGCGAGATTCGCCCGCTCGGCGCACAGCGTCCGCGCCGCGTCGATGTGCGCGTCATCGCCGCCACCAATCGCAACATTGTCGCCGAGGTGGAGGCGGGGCGCTTTCGCCGCGATCTCTATTATCGCCTCGCCGCTTTTCCGATTCATCTGCCGCCGCTCAGCGAGCGGCGCTGCGATATCGCCATCATCGCCGCGCGCATACTCGTCGCCGTGAACCAGACCTTCAATCGGCGCGTGCCGGGCTTCGAGCCGGAGACGTTGCGCCTGATGGAGCGCTATGGCTGGCCCGGCAACGTGCGCGAGCTGCACAATGAGATTCAGCGCATGGTGGCGCTGAGCGACGGCGACGCCAATCTGCCGCCCGGCCTACTGTCGCCTTGCATCGTCGATCATCGCGCGACGACGACATGCGACGATCAGCAGCGCTTCACGCTGAAGGAGCGCGTCGAGATGCTGGAATGCGCGCTGATCAAGGAATCGCTGGAGCGCAACGGACGCAACATCAGCCATGTGGCCGACGAGCTCGGACTGTCGCGCGTCGGCCTGCGCAGCAAGATCGCCCGCTATGACATATCCCGCGTCGTCGATGACGAAAGCTGACGTCAAATCCTACGCCAAGCATGGCGATCTCATCGCGCTCGTCGCCGGCAAGGAGGAGATCGCTCTGTCGGAAGGCGGCGAATCCGTCTGGCTCGAGGTCATCAAGAAGATGGACGAGGTCTATGCGGACCTCATCGGCTATGAGGCCGATCTCGAGCGCAAGAATGGCGAACTGGAAGCGGCGCGCAATTTCATTCAGAGCGTCATCGCCTCCGTCTCCGACGTGCTGATCGTCTGCGACGAGCGCGGCGCTATCCTGCAGGTCAATCCCGCTTTCGAGGCGCTCGCGGGACACAGCGAGGCGGAGCTGAAGGGCGCCGGCGTCGCAGCGCTGTTCGTCGCCGAGGACGAGGCGCGCGCCGCCGCCATCGTCGCCGGCCAGGCGCGCGATCCGACCAGCGTCGAATTGCGCTTTCGCACGAGCAACGGCCCCTCCGATCTCATGGCGATCAATTGCTCGCCTTTGTTCGAT
This window harbors:
- a CDS encoding sigma-54-dependent transcriptional regulator: MNKREDGREMESEATPISRGATVLIVDDEKRSLESLRRVLGGAFQIVCASSAAEAEAVLAGDLVQVILCDQRMPGESGVEFLTRVREHWPEPVRMIISGYTDAEDIIAGVNEAGIFQYVTKPWDPDKLIQSVREAAQLYAAQKDGGAAPPLEAKPSHERLQRLASDRRRAERRMFEFGRIVHAPESPMRQTLALARRAAEYDISVLITGASGTGKELLARAIHHGSARGEKSFVVENCGALPDELLESELFGCKKGAFTGAYQDRVGLFEVADGGSIFLDEIGETSPSFQVKLLRVLQEGEIRPLGAQRPRRVDVRVIAATNRNIVAEVEAGRFRRDLYYRLAAFPIHLPPLSERRCDIAIIAARILVAVNQTFNRRVPGFEPETLRLMERYGWPGNVRELHNEIQRMVALSDGDANLPPGLLSPCIVDHRATTTCDDQQRFTLKERVEMLECALIKESLERNGRNISHVADELGLSRVGLRSKIARYDISRVVDDES